The DNA segment TAGTTCCGCAACAGGTTCGCGTCGTCGACCGAGGCCGAGCGGCGGGTACGGAAGATGGTGATGATGATCGCCAGCCCGACGACCACCTCGGCGGCTGCCACCACCATCACGAAGAAGCTGGCGACCTGGCCGTCCAGGTTGCCCCACTGTCGGGCGGAGGTGACCAGCACCAGGTTGGCCGAGTTCAACATCAACTCCACCGACATGAACATGATCAGCGCATTCCGGCGCACCAGGAAGCCGACCAGGCCGATGCTGAAGAGGATCGCGGCCAGGATCAGGTACGGGTCCGAGCTCATGCCCCACCTCCGGGGCGTTCCGGCGTCTTGTCGGTTGCCGGACCCGTACCGGTTCCCGGATCGGTATCGGCATCCGGATCTGCCGGCTCCGGTGCCCCGCCGGCGGAGGTGGCTGTCGGTGCGGGTGCCGGCGGCAGGGCCCCGGAGAGACCGTCGGTGTGATCGTTGCCGACCGCCAGGTCCGTCCCCCGTGACTGCGGGTCATCCAGCGCAGCGATCACCCGGGCAGTCGGCGCCGCTACCTGCCGGGGGTCGAGCACCTGCCCGCGTGCCCTCAGGGTCTGCGAGACCGAGTTCGGCGCGGGGCTGCCGTCGGGCAGCAGAGCCGGGACGTCCACCGCGGTACGACGCGCGTAGTAACCCGGAGTCGGCAACGGCCCGGGGTGTTCCCCGGTCTCGGCATAGCGCTGCATCCGGCCACGCATTCGGGCGGCCTGGTCCGGTGGTGTCCTGAGACGTTCCCGATGGGCCAGGATCAAGGCGGCGACCGTGGCGGTCAACAACAGCGCACCCGCAGCCTGGAAGATCATCACGTAGCGGCCGAAGATCAACCCGGCAAGCGCGGTGACATTGGTGCCCCCGGCGGAATCGACCTGGTTCAAGCCCACCGGGTCGGTGGTGAAGGCACTGCCCACCGCGCCGACCAGCAACGCCAGGACCGCAGCCCCGGCCAGGCCGGCGAGCACCCGCTGCCCCTGCAACACCTCCACCAGGGAATCGCGGGAATCGACGCCGACCAGCATCACCACGAACACGAACAACATCAGGATCGCTCCGGTGTAGACGATGATCTGCACCGCGAACAGGAACGGGGCGTCCAGGGCGGCGTACTGCACCGCAAGACAGAGCATCACCGTGGCCAGGCAGAGCGCCGAGTGCACCGGTTTGCGGGTCATGATCATCACGATCGCCGCCAGCACCATCACCGGCGCCAGCAGCCAGAACGCCGCCGCCTGCCCGGTCGCCAAGACACTCATCGACCCCGCCCCCGGGTCGGCTGCTGTTCGTCCCGCCGCTGCTCCGCACGGTACGCATCGACCTGTGGCTGGCTCTGCCCGGTGCCGGGGAGACCGAGAAAGTAGGCCTGTTCGTCATCTCCCAGCCTGCGGTCGTGCGGCGGTGCCTCCATCCCCGGAAGCAACGGCGCCAGTAGCCGCTCCTTGGTGTAGATCATCGATTCGCGGGTGCTGTCGGCGAGCTCGAACTCCCGGGTCATCGTCAGCGCCCGGGTCGGACAGGCCTCGACGCAGAGCCCGCAGAGGATACAGCGCAGGTAGTTGATCTGGTAGACGCGCCCGTAGCGCTCCCCGGGGGAGAACCGCTCCTGGTCGGTGTTGGATGCTCCCTCGACATAGATCGCATCGGCCGGACAGGCCCAGGCACACAGTTCGCAACCAACGCATTTCTCCAGGCCGTCGGCCCAGCGGTTCAACTGGTGCCGACCATGGAAACGGGGCGCCCCCACCTGCTCGGCCGAACCGGGCCCGTACCCGCGTCCGCGTCCCTCGGGGTAGGACTCGGTGAAGGTCTTGTCGAACATGGTCTTGAAGGTCACGCCGAATCCGGCCCAGGCGTCGAAGATTCCCATCAGTGCTCCTGCTGCTCGTCCGGATCGGGGGTCGCCGACGCGGGTATGGGCCCGGGTCGGCCACCGGAGGCCGGGTCGGCCGGTGGGGTGCTCGCCGATCCTCCGCCCGAGCCCCGGTTCTCGGTCTCACCGGCCAGCACCCCGGTGAGTTCGGGCAACTGCTGACCGTGCCGTGGAGGTACGGGATAGCCGCCGGCGAAGGCGTCGAAGCGCCCGGAGGCATCGACCTGGTCGAGCTCACCGTCCTCGACATCGGGTTCGGAGCCTTTGCCGCCGAACATGATCACCAGGAAGAGGATCACGATCAGTGCGACACCGAGGACGAACAGTGCCGGTTCCCGTTCCCGGTTCGGGTCGGTCAGTGCCTGCAACACCGCGACCATCACCAGCCAGAGGACCGACAGCGGGATCAGCCAGTACCAGCCCAGCTTCATGAACTGGTCGTAGCGCAAACGCGGCAGACTTCCCCGCAGCCAGATGAAGACGAAGATCAGGGACAGCACCTTCAGGGTGAACCAGACCGGGCCCAGCCAGGGGTTGTTCAGCACCGGCAGGTCGAACGGCGGCAGGTAACCACCGAGGAACAAGGTGGTCGCCAGCGCCGAGACGGTCACCATGTTGATGTACTCGGCGAGGAAGAACATCGCGAACCGCATGCCGGAGTACTCGGTGTGGAATCCGCCGACCAGCTCGCCCTCGGCCTCCGGCAGGTCGAACGGCGCCCGGTTGGTCTCACCGACCATCGAGATGCAGTAGATGACGAACGAGGGCAACAGCAGGTACCAGTACCACTGCTGGAACGGTGTCTCCACGCCGAGAAAAGGCAGCACCAGCGGTTGGGCCTGGGCTTCGACGATGTTGGCGGTCGACATCGAATGCGCGTAGAGGAAGACCGCCACCAGTGACAGCCCCATGGCGATCTCGTAGGAGATCATCTGGGCGCTCGACCGCAGGCCGCCGAGCAGGGAGTAGGTCGACCCTGAGGACCATCCGGCCAGCACGATGCCGTAGATGCCGATCGAGGCCAGGGCGAGGATCAGCAGGACACCGACCTCGGAGTCGGCCAACTGCAAACGGGTGATGATCCCGCCGGGCAGGGTCACCTCGCCACCGAAGGGGATCATCGCAAAGACGGTGAATGCCGGGATGGCGATCAGGAACGGGGCTAGGTTGAAGACGATCCGGTCGGCATTGCGCGGCCGGAAGTCCTCCTTGAACATCAGTTTCATACCGTCGGCCAGGGATTGCAGCCACCCACCGGGGCCATTCATCGTGGGCCCCTTGCGATGCTGCATCCGGCCCACGACCTTGCGTTCGAACACGATGTTGAACAGCGTGATCAACAGCAGGAAGACGAAGATCGCCACGGCCTTGACCAGCACCAGCCACCACGGATCGTTCATCACTGCCCTCCCCTGCCAGTAGCGGTGGGGGCCGACGGCCCGAGCGCCTCGATCGAGATCAGTTCCCCGGGTCCGACGCCGAGCAGTTCGGCCAGTGGCAGTCCGGGCGCGTTCCACGGCAGCCAGGCCACCCGGTCCACCAGGTCGGGCAGGATCATCACCTCGACCGTCGCTCCGGGCCGCTGCGGGTCACCACCGACGCGGGCCAGGCTGCCCTCGCTGAGCCCGAGTTCGGTGGCGGTTGCAGGTGAGAGCTTCAATCGTGGCGACCGGGCGGTCGCCAGGAGATCGTCGGCACCGTCATTGGACCGGGAATCGTCGATCATGGTCCGCCAGCTGGCCAGGACGGCCTGTCCCGGCTCCGGTACGGGCGGCGCGGCATCGACCCCGACACCGGGTTGCGGCAGGTCCTCGTGCCGCCACTTCCCCAGCTCATCCAGCTCGGCCATCGCCGGCTCGGGGTGGCGGATACCCAGCGGCCGGCCGAAGGCATCGGCCAAGGCGGCCAGGATCCGCAGGTCGGTCATCGCATTGCGTCCCGCGACGGCACGGTTCAGTTCCCGCCGGCGACCCTCGAAGTTCAGGAAGTGCCCCGAGCGTGCGGTCAGGTCGGCGATCGGGAACACGACATCTGCCCTGGTTGCCGCCTCCGACAAGCGGGCCTCGATGCTGACCACGAATCCTGCCCGCGCCACAGCGGTCCGGGCGAGCCACGGGTCGGCGAAGTCGGCCAACTCCACTGCGCCCACCACCAACCCGGCGAGCTCACCGCCGGCTGCGGCGGCCAGCAGGTCGGTCGCGTTCATTCCCGGTTCGGCCGGCAGCCGCTCGGCCTTCCAGACCGCGGTCGTGTCGACCCGTGCCCGCGGATCGTCGACCGGGCGGCCGCCGGGGAGCAGCCCGGGCAGACATCCCGCCTCGACCGCACCGCGGTCCCCGGCCCTGCGTGGCACCCACACCAGTCGGGCGCCGGTGCGATCGGCGAGCCTCGCCGCCGCGTTCAGGGCACCGGGGCTCAGCCCAGCCCGTTCCCCGACCATGATCACCGAGCGTGGCCCGAGGTCGGCCTCACCCCATTGGTCGAGCCGGCGGGCCTCGGCACCCGGAACGGTGGGCAGCACCCGGGCGCCCAGCTTCCGGCTACCCCAACTGGCGAACGGAGCCACGGTGGTGATCGCCAGGCCGCTGCGGCGGTACGCCTTGCGGAGCCGGAGGAAGACCGCTCCGGCCTCGTCCTCGGGTTCGAATCCGACCAGCAGCACCTGATCGGCCCGTTCCAGGTCCTCGAAGGTCACCGACCGCCCCCGACCCGCCACCTCGCGGGCGAGGAAGTCCTGCTCCTCGCGCGTCATCGGCCGGGCCCGGAAATCGATCGAGTTCGTCCGCAGCACCGTGCGGGCGAACTTGGCGTACCCGTAGGCGTCCTCCAGTGTCAGCCGGCCGCCGGTGAGGACCCCGACATTGCTGCCGGCTGCCCGCAGTCCCTCGACGGCGACGTCGATCGCCTCCGGCCAGGAGGCGGCGTGCAGCACCCCGTCACGACGTACCAGCGGCATGCCCAAGCGATCCTCGGCAGCCCAGGATCGGAAGGCGAAGCGGTCCCGGTCGGTGATCCATTCC comes from the Naumannella halotolerans genome and includes:
- a CDS encoding NADH-quinone oxidoreductase subunit G is translated as MTLTSSSRGTDEQGAQVEELITLTIDDTEVSVPKGTLLIRAAEMIGTAIPRFCDHPLLDPVGACRQCLVEIPDAGNGRGMPKPQASCTVEVAQGMVVRTQVSSPVAEKAQRGMIELLLINHPLDCPICDKGGECPLQNQALSAGAGESRFEAVKRTYPKPIAISAQVLLDRERCVLCARCTRFSEQISGDPFIALVERGALQQVGIYESEPYDSYFSGNVIQICPVGALTSADYRFRARPFDLVSTPSVGEHDACGSAIRVDHRRGTVVRRLAGDDPEVNEEWITDRDRFAFRSWAAEDRLGMPLVRRDGVLHAASWPEAIDVAVEGLRAAGSNVGVLTGGRLTLEDAYGYAKFARTVLRTNSIDFRARPMTREEQDFLAREVAGRGRSVTFEDLERADQVLLVGFEPEDEAGAVFLRLRKAYRRSGLAITTVAPFASWGSRKLGARVLPTVPGAEARRLDQWGEADLGPRSVIMVGERAGLSPGALNAAARLADRTGARLVWVPRRAGDRGAVEAGCLPGLLPGGRPVDDPRARVDTTAVWKAERLPAEPGMNATDLLAAAAGGELAGLVVGAVELADFADPWLARTAVARAGFVVSIEARLSEAATRADVVFPIADLTARSGHFLNFEGRRRELNRAVAGRNAMTDLRILAALADAFGRPLGIRHPEPAMAELDELGKWRHEDLPQPGVGVDAAPPVPEPGQAVLASWRTMIDDSRSNDGADDLLATARSPRLKLSPATATELGLSEGSLARVGGDPQRPGATVEVMILPDLVDRVAWLPWNAPGLPLAELLGVGPGELISIEALGPSAPTATGRGGQ
- the nuoI gene encoding NADH-quinone oxidoreductase subunit NuoI, translating into MGIFDAWAGFGVTFKTMFDKTFTESYPEGRGRGYGPGSAEQVGAPRFHGRHQLNRWADGLEKCVGCELCAWACPADAIYVEGASNTDQERFSPGERYGRVYQINYLRCILCGLCVEACPTRALTMTREFELADSTRESMIYTKERLLAPLLPGMEAPPHDRRLGDDEQAYFLGLPGTGQSQPQVDAYRAEQRRDEQQPTRGRGR
- a CDS encoding NADH-quinone oxidoreductase subunit J → MSVLATGQAAAFWLLAPVMVLAAIVMIMTRKPVHSALCLATVMLCLAVQYAALDAPFLFAVQIIVYTGAILMLFVFVVMLVGVDSRDSLVEVLQGQRVLAGLAGAAVLALLVGAVGSAFTTDPVGLNQVDSAGGTNVTALAGLIFGRYVMIFQAAGALLLTATVAALILAHRERLRTPPDQAARMRGRMQRYAETGEHPGPLPTPGYYARRTAVDVPALLPDGSPAPNSVSQTLRARGQVLDPRQVAAPTARVIAALDDPQSRGTDLAVGNDHTDGLSGALPPAPAPTATSAGGAPEPADPDADTDPGTGTGPATDKTPERPGGGA
- the nuoK gene encoding NADH-quinone oxidoreductase subunit NuoK; translated protein: MSSDPYLILAAILFSIGLVGFLVRRNALIMFMSVELMLNSANLVLVTSARQWGNLDGQVASFFVMVVAAAEVVVGLAIIITIFRTRRSASVDDANLLRN
- the nuoH gene encoding NADH-quinone oxidoreductase subunit NuoH; translation: MNDPWWLVLVKAVAIFVFLLLITLFNIVFERKVVGRMQHRKGPTMNGPGGWLQSLADGMKLMFKEDFRPRNADRIVFNLAPFLIAIPAFTVFAMIPFGGEVTLPGGIITRLQLADSEVGVLLILALASIGIYGIVLAGWSSGSTYSLLGGLRSSAQMISYEIAMGLSLVAVFLYAHSMSTANIVEAQAQPLVLPFLGVETPFQQWYWYLLLPSFVIYCISMVGETNRAPFDLPEAEGELVGGFHTEYSGMRFAMFFLAEYINMVTVSALATTLFLGGYLPPFDLPVLNNPWLGPVWFTLKVLSLIFVFIWLRGSLPRLRYDQFMKLGWYWLIPLSVLWLVMVAVLQALTDPNREREPALFVLGVALIVILFLVIMFGGKGSEPDVEDGELDQVDASGRFDAFAGGYPVPPRHGQQLPELTGVLAGETENRGSGGGSASTPPADPASGGRPGPIPASATPDPDEQQEH